ATATTCCCAAACATCATCCAAAATAAGCAgtgtttttcctcttttctccaACTCTAACGTCAAAATTGTTGCTCTAGTCATCTCATCTCCGTAAAGCTTAACCTGTATTGTTGCTGCAATGTCATGTTGCAATTTGAAAGTGGTGAAATCATCGAAAACAGTGACCCAGAAGACATCCTTGAAAGTCCCCTTTCTTTTAATCTCATTCTTGAAATGAGTTGCCATGAATGTTTTTCCAACTCCCCCCATTCCATCTATGCCAATAATCAAAACTTCCTCATGCTCCAGAAGATCCCACATCTTCTCCATATTTTCATCTCGCTCATCTAGCAACATCCAAGGCTTCATTAGCAATAATTCATCAAACTCATCACCCAATTCATAAGGCTCGGGGAATTCATTAGTCGACCCAGACTGATGCAGTGAGTTTTTCACATCAATAGCTCTTTTTTTCAGGTCCTTTAGTTTATCCAACCAATCGTCATCTTGTCTCTTGCGCTTATTGCCCTGGAACTCCAGCCActgtaattttttatcaatgttGTCTTCTGCCCTTGTTAGTCTGGATAGCAACTGATTTATAGTCAAAGCATCATCACCATTGCTACCTCCGTTCGTATGATCTTTTACATCACCTGTTTCATTGTTTTGGTTATGCtacattcttaaattttttttgttgctccTTCACTGTAGAATAACACAACTCTCTCGTGTGTTTTAATGAGTCTTTAGACAGAAAAtcctatttttaaattgatttacaaTATATTAcgtcaaaataatttatttagaaatatattaaattaaaagaatttcataaagGAATTATTTTACCcaaataaagaatatatttaaaaactgaAAGGAATTAATTTAACTGAAATAATTATCTCACTGTGCCTCCACTCATCTCAACTTGCTGGAATATACACAATTGACCAATTCTTCTGGAGAACGACCACCCTATCATGTCTTTGTCATTCCAATTCTTCTGAAGAATCTCCTTTGCAATCATGTCTTTGTGATTCCAATTCTTCCTTGCTTCTCAAAACAGTACCCCCTCCCGAGGCTGCTGAACGAATATAATCTCAGCTTTTTCCGTGGCACATTAGTGATTAGTCACTCCAGATGGACAAAAAACATTGCAACCAGGATAAAGATCTGTCCCTTTccccgaaaaaaaaaaatatgacgcGAATTCGAGTCAAAGATTAAACACTTAACTTAAGCATAGATCATCAGATAAATATGGACTGAGAATTCGAGTCAAATTTTAAACCATAAAATAAATCCGTTAGCAAATTATTACatttgttatttctttaaataatttttagaaaccAAAAAGCTGTTCGAAGTACAAACCAAATTTGATGCGAATTTACCCAAAAAAAGTTAAGAGAAAACATACCAAAggtacataaatatatataggcATTGAATGCCTAGTTTCACATAGATGGCAAGTTGATAGTaacaaaaaatgagatgaaagggattacaaaaggattttttttttcttcccattATCCTTATTTGATATAATGTCAGTATATTAACAGGACCAAAAAGCTAATAAAGGggcgaaaaagaaaaaggaaaattcatTCAAAACATAACAAAGGAAGTTTGAGTTAGTACAGTGTCAGCTGCTAGGTATAGCTACGATTCTCATGAAATTATGACTGTCAGTCCAACTCATTCAAATACTGCATCAGCTAAAGGGACTAGTCCGTCCTTTGCTTCTTTGCATGCTAAAACAACATCGCCACTATTGTCCTTCTTCCCCTTTCATCATTATATGCACAGATTCTCATCCCAGCTCGTGCATGAGCTCATTCCATTCCAAATATTGGCGTTTGAAAGAGACTTGGTTTTGCATGGGATTGGAATGTGTGCAGGGTAGGTCCAATCCAGTTTCCATAACCAGCACTGCTCTCATAACTAGTATTGCTATTTAGAGAAAATATGGGCGTGGCAAATGGGATTGAACAGCTtaaagaagaagaggaggaaccACTGCTTCCATTTCCATGACCATGACTAGTTTGTTGCTGAACAAAGATGCCTCCTCCACTGAAAAACGCGGCATTGTTATCGCTGCCGGTACTTGAGGGGGCACTTGAGAACTCCATGTTGAAGGGTGTCAAACTACTAGCAGTGCCATTGTTGGAGGATGGAAAAGTAGTTGTAGTAACAGTACTAGTAGTGTTCCTGATGCCACTGTTGTCAAGGGGAGTATTATGGTACCCCAAGATGGACCAGTAATCTGAAGGGTCTTGCTTAATGGGTATGGCAAAGCTTAAGTTGGAGCTTGAAGGTTGTTGCTATGATGCAAAGGTCACCGATGAAGCCGATGATGGATCTCCATCGGATTGGCTTGGCTCATGGCTTTTGCTCTCAGATGCAGAATCTGTGGAGTTCTTGTTCTTGCCAGATAAACCACCAATAGGAAGAGTACTATTTGCAATGCTCTTCACGTCGTAGCGACTCATGTCAAAGTTTGTTACTGCATTTAATCCCCTGAATTTGATAGCAGCAATGTCATAGgtctcagcagcttcttcttgggtgcctaattttttaaacaataaaaaaaatgcccaAGTTAATTTTACTAATAGTATTAAATCacaaactattaaaataaataaacatgaaatTGGACTAGTGGTAAGGGATTTTGGGCtattttgtgtataaaaaataagggacttgtttcctttttttaaaaaaaagcacaTGTGTAGAGGATGGAAAagtaacaaacaaaataattgatgaCAAAATATGGAAAATATTGATTTTGGGCCATGCTGGTGGTGtctaaatcaatttatttttattcattcagaATCAAAAAGATATCCGCTAGCAgccaaaatgaatga
The genomic region above belongs to Glycine max cultivar Williams 82 chromosome 14, Glycine_max_v4.0, whole genome shotgun sequence and contains:
- the LOC102663720 gene encoding probable disease resistance protein At1g61300 gives rise to the protein MEFSSAPSSTGSDNNAAFFSGGGIFVQQQTSHGHGNGSSGSSSSSLSCSIPFATPIFSLNSNTSYESSAGYGNWIGPTLHTFQSHAKPSDVKDHTNGGSNGDDALTINQLLSRLTRAEDNIDKKLQWLEFQGNKRKRQDDDWLDKLKDLKKRAIDVKNSLHQSGSTNEFPEPYELGDEFDELLLMKPWMLLDERDENMEKMWDLLEHEEVLIIGIDGMGGVGKTFMATHFKNEIKRKGTFKDVFWVTVFDDFTTFKLQHDIAATIQVKLYGDEMTRATILTLELEKRGKTLLILDDVWEYIDLQKVGIPLKVNGIKLIITTRLKHVCLQMDCLPNNIIRMHPLSGEEAWELFLLKLGHRGTPARLPPHVLEIARSVVMKCDGLQLGISVMARTMKGKNEIYWWRHALNILDRLEMGEEVLSVLKRSYDNLIEKDIQKCFLRSALFPNETRKEEWVMMVVESGGTVSLFVIFQQA